TTTCGTGCCCACAGCCCTCGCAATAATAAATACCAGAGTGTACGTTTGCTTGTCCGGGTTCGTAAATCGAGTCGAAGCCGCTGCCAGTGTCTTGAGTGAGGTATTTTGAATATTTGTATTTCGCCATGATAGTCCCTTATATGTGTAGTTTTGATTTGGTAAGTTAGTAGACCACATGAAACTTATACAATCACATAATCAATGTCAATTAGTTCCTGAAAAGTGATGAATGAGAATCATTTGTGTGGGCAAAAGACCCCACTACCAAAACGATTGAAACTGCTCTAGGAAGTTTGTATATTTATAATGAAGTAGAAATTTGCCCGGATGGCGAAATTGGCAGACGCGCTAGCTTCAGGAGCTAGTGATCGCAAGGTCATGGGGGTTCAAGTCCCCCTTCGGGCACAAGTAACGTTAAAATTTCAGTCCTGATACTTCGTTACACACAAGATAATGCTGCACGCGATGCGTGCAGCATTATTAGGCTTCCAGCGCTTCGGGCACAAAAAGGAAAAGCCACTCCTTGTGGGTGGTTTTTCCTTTTTATATCTCTCAAACGGATTTGATATTCAAGTTGAGTGAAGCCGTTATGAAACGGCTGAACGAAATCCCGTTGCTTTATAGCGGGATCCCCCTTCGGGCACAAGTAATGTTAAAATTTTAGTCCTGATACTTCGTTACACGGAAGGTAGAGATGCACGCGATGCGTGCAACATTATCAGGCTTCCAGCGCTTCGGGCACAAGTAATATTAAGATTTCTGACCTGATACTTCGTTACACACAAGATAAAGATGCACGCGATGCGTGCAACATTATCAGGCTTCCAGCGCTTCGGGCACAAAAAAACCTCGCATTGCGAGGTTTTTCTTTTCCTCTTGTGTTTTAATCCCATTCGATAAAATTCTTGTAAGAAATCAACAGAAATCAATCAAGATGCAAGCATATTGATTTGCAATAGGAATAATTATTTTCTAGAGTTATTTTTTTCATTTTTACTTTTCACCACAACCATTGTCACATCGTCATGTTGTTCTGCGGAACCGCGAAACTTTCCTACTCTTGTTAGAATCGCATGCTGGATACTTTCTGCGGAAAGATGCCGCTTTGCCTTCAACACATCAACGATGGCTGTTTCACCTAACTGTTGTTTTTTCTCATTCATTGCCTCGGTAATGCCATCCGTATAGAAGAGAAAGAGGCTCTCCGGCTTGATGGGAATCCGTACTTCTTCAATCGCATCCTCGAATACCGGGCCGCGCTCTAATCCCAACCCAATGCCGCCGCCTTCAAGGAATCGAAATTTTCCATTCACTCCCAAAAGGGCTTTGTTATGTCCGGCGCGGCAAATGCGCACTTCTTTCTTCTTCATATCGAACAGCGCAAGAATCATCGTGATAAATGATCTGCGATCCATACCATCGAAGATACGCCGGTTAATATTTGTAAGCATTTCTTTCGGCGTTTTGTAAATGTGCGCCGCAAGCTGGACCATCCCTTGAACCTTCGACATATAGAGCGCGGCGGACATTCCTTTGCCGGAGACGTCTGCAACGACAGCAAGAATTTTATTTGGACTCAATTGAATGAAGTCATAGTAGTCGCCGCCAACACTCAATGCAGGCACCGATACACCGGAAATATCGAGACCGGAAATAACTGGATTTGTTTTTGGAAACAAGCCCTGCTGAATTTTCCGCGCGAGATCCAACTCCTCTTTAACACGCTGCTGATCGATTTCCGATTTATGCAATCGCGAGTTTTCGATAGCAATAGCGGCTTGTCCTGCAACAGTTGCCAGCAGGTTGATATCTTCCTGCGAATAGACTTTGCCGGACATTTTTGGTCCGACATTAATGAACCCTACCAATCTATCCTGAAGAAACATCGGCACGGCAAGCACGATACCTGAGCGCAGAAGCTTTTCCTTTTCTTCACTCTTCAAATCTGTGAGGTCGTATTCATCGCCAAGCAAATGGAGATCTGCCGGCTTGCGTGTCTTCTGCAAGAGCGCCATCAGTGTATGTTCGCCGTCGCTAAACATACAATCTGTTTGATCTAAATTCTGTGCAGCCGAATTGCACCCTTCTTTCTCCCCGCATATAAACACAGATATTTTTTCAATGTGCATCGTTGAAGAGAGACGTGAAACGATAGAATGAAGGATGTGCTCCATCTCCATTAAGCGCGGAAGCTCCTGCGTAAATTCCAACAATGCCTGCTGGTAATCATATCGTTCATGGAAAAAAACTCGATCGATCCCATTCTGAAAACGCTGCTTGACGGGGTCAAACACAAAAGCAACTACAACAAGCGAAACAACAACGAGCAGCTGATTATCCTGCACTCCAAAGAAGTAATTTACAAGTGTGCCAATTCCATAGACAGAGACCAGATAAATAGCTGCGAGTGCTGCTGTCACAGTTCCGTAAATCAAACTGCGGCGAATAACAACATCCACATCCATCAATCGATGACGGAATATGGCATAGCCAAAGAACATCGGCACGACAACCAGGAGCATCATCGGCAGAAGAATCGTAGGGTTAAGAAATGCTGCGAACGGAATAAGCGTTTGCACAGCAAATGCGTAAGTAAATAAGATCAAGCCGATTGCAACTCCTATGAGCACCGGACGAAGCTGCACACGCTGTTCTTTCGGGACGAAGG
Above is a window of Ignavibacteriales bacterium DNA encoding:
- a CDS encoding SpoIIE family protein phosphatase — its product is MTNPFSKLSPRSIRVIYTLLTLIVLGLCLLNFSVQMFERVTGNDQCRWIDTDTSKLLIREIVSGGVAEHAGIKDGDFLVKINGESFKTSQEAQLRINKLAGSYAIYSIERNGVQFDTRVLILKYINLGYFGQFLFGLGFLLVGYVVVIVKPLGKIQRMFARYSIYSMLFFGFSVFNINPQTDPYWRVVLFGFMSIFTSIFAPPPLVRFFLFFPVKRKWHSSRVFTIILYSISFLLVVGIIVNGILVRGPQWLTLTFLFTRYAFFFTGFAIFVRSYFAFVPKEQRVQLRPVLIGVAIGLILFTYAFAVQTLIPFAAFLNPTILLPMMLLVVVPMFFGYAIFRHRLMDVDVVIRRSLIYGTVTAALAAIYLVSVYGIGTLVNYFFGVQDNQLLVVVSLVVVAFVFDPVKQRFQNGIDRVFFHERYDYQQALLEFTQELPRLMEMEHILHSIVSRLSSTMHIEKISVFICGEKEGCNSAAQNLDQTDCMFSDGEHTLMALLQKTRKPADLHLLGDEYDLTDLKSEEKEKLLRSGIVLAVPMFLQDRLVGFINVGPKMSGKVYSQEDINLLATVAGQAAIAIENSRLHKSEIDQQRVKEELDLARKIQQGLFPKTNPVISGLDISGVSVPALSVGGDYYDFIQLSPNKILAVVADVSGKGMSAALYMSKVQGMVQLAAHIYKTPKEMLTNINRRIFDGMDRRSFITMILALFDMKKKEVRICRAGHNKALLGVNGKFRFLEGGGIGLGLERGPVFEDAIEEVRIPIKPESLFLFYTDGITEAMNEKKQQLGETAIVDVLKAKRHLSAESIQHAILTRVGKFRGSAEQHDDVTMVVVKSKNEKNNSRK